A single Triticum dicoccoides isolate Atlit2015 ecotype Zavitan chromosome 2A, WEW_v2.0, whole genome shotgun sequence DNA region contains:
- the LOC119354941 gene encoding uncharacterized protein At3g27210-like, which produces MRFRIRKKPASAPPDASSTAAVPDTAAGGGRATISIVASPDRYGTENGGSRDESFFEARPWLDSDSEDDFQSVRGDFTPSRGSTPDHQTQTSFAARISADIPSLTEKKQRLLELLQEKQQYDDEHDATTDAGSETGNNIHAEEHLNPSGKVEKAKKPAKPGCFACSAWKLSFKGCRKKKKEQKDL; this is translated from the exons ATGAGGTTCAGGATCCGGAAGAAGCCTGCGTCCGCGCCGCCGGACGCTTCTTCCACGGCCGCCGTGCCGGACACCGCGGCCGGCGGCGGCCGGGCGACGATCAGTATCGTCGCTAGCCCAGATCGCTACGGCACAGAGAATG GAGGAAGCAGAGATGAGTCGTTCTTCGAGGCAAGGCCGTGGTTAGACTCGGACAGTGAAGATGATTTCCAAAGCGTGAGAGGAG ACTTCACTCCTTCAAGAGGTAGCACACCAGATCACCAGACGCAAACATCATTCGCAGCGCGGATATCTGCGGACATTCCTTCGCTGACAGAGAAGAagcagaggctccttgagctgcttCAGGAAAAGCAGCAGTACGATGACGAGCATGATGCCACTACTGATGCCGGTAGCGAGACAGGGAACAACATTCATGCTGAAGAACATCTGAATCCTTCTGGGAAAGTAGAGAAAGCAAAGAAGCCAGCCAAGCCAGGTTGCTTCGCTTGCTCTGCTTGGAAGCTTAGCTTCAAGGGCTgccggaagaagaagaaagagcagAAGGATTTGTGA